In Procambarus clarkii isolate CNS0578487 chromosome 13, FALCON_Pclarkii_2.0, whole genome shotgun sequence, the following are encoded in one genomic region:
- the LOC138364545 gene encoding uncharacterized protein DKFZp434B061-like, protein MEPPGTLTEPPGTLTEPPGTLTEPPGTLTEPPGTLTEPPGTLTEPPGTLTEPPGTLTEPPGTLTEPPGTLTEPPGTLTEPPGTLTEPPGTLTEPLGTLTEPHSVATMSDSGHRAYPVGGSGHRAYPVGGSGHRAYPVGGSGHRACPLGGSGHRAYPVGGSGHRAYPVGGSGHRAYPTPPSATPADTTKRHTCRHSTKRHTCRHSTKRHTCRHSTKHYTCRHSTKHHTCRHSTKRHTCRHSTKHYTCRHSTKHHTCRHSTKHHTCRHSTKHHTCRHSTKHHTCRHSKHQTCRHSTKRHTCRHSTKRHTCRHSTSATPADTPPSATPADTPSKQPHLPTLHKRHTCRHSTKRHTCRHSTKRHTCRHSPSATPADTPPSATPADTPPSATPADTPPSATPADTPPSATPADTPPSATPADTPPSATPADTPPSATPADTPPSATPADTPPSATPADTPPSATPADTPPSATPADTPPSATPADTPPSATPADTPPSATPADTPPSTTPADTPPSTTPADTPPSTTPADTPPSTTPADTPPSTTPADTPPSTKPADTPSTKPADTPPSTTPADTPPSTKPADTPPSTTPADTPPSTTPADTPPSTKPADTPPSTTPADTPSTKPADTPSTKPADTPPSTTPADTPPSTKPADTPPSTKPADTPPSTTPADTPSTKPADTPPSTTPADTPSTKPADTPSTKPADTPSTKPADTPPSTTPADTPPSTKPADTPPSTTPADTPPSTTPADTPPSTTPADTPPSTTPADTPPSTTPADTPPSTTPADTPPSTTPADTPPSTTPADTPPSTTPADTPPSTTPADTPPSTKPADTPPSTTPADTPPSTTPADTPPSTTPADTPPSTTPADTPPSTTPADTPPSTTPADTPPSTTPADTPPSTTPADTPPSTTPADTPPSTTPADTPPSTTPADTPPSTTPADTPPSTKPADTPPSTTPADTPPSTTPADTPPSTTPVPTLQYLYH, encoded by the exons ATGGAGCCTCCTGGAACGCTCACGGAGCCTCCTGGAACGCTCACGGAGCCTCCTGGAACGCTCACGGAGCCTCCTGGAACGCTCACGGAGCCTCCTGGAACGCTCACGGAGCCTCCTGGAACGCTCACGGAGCCTCCTGGAACGCTCACGGAGCCTCCTGGAACGCTCACGGAGCCTCCTGGAACGCTCACGGAGCCTCCTGGAACGCTCACGGAGCCTCCTGGAACGCTCACGGAGCCTCCTGGAACGCTCACGGAGCCTCCTGGAACGCTCACGGAGCCTCTTGGAACGCTCACGGAGCCTCACAGCGTGGCAACaatgagtgacag tggacaccgtgcctatcccgtgggcggcagtggacaccgtgcctatcccgtgggcggcagtggacaccgtgcctatcccgtgggcggcagtggacaccGTGCCTGTCCCTTGGGCGGCAGTGGACACCGCGcctatcccgtgggcggcagtggacaccgcgcctatcccgtgggcggcagtggacaccgcgcctatccc ACTCCACCAAGCGCCACACCTGCTGACACCACCAAGCGCCACACCTGCCGACACTCCACCAAGCGCCACACCTGCCGACACTCCACCAAGCGCCACACCTGCCGACACTCCACCAAGCACTACACCTGCCGACACTCCACCAAGCACCACACCTGCCGACACTCCACCAAGCGCCACACCTGCCGACACTCCACCAAGCACTACACCTGCCGACACTCCACCAAGCACCACACCTGCCGACACTCCACCAAGCACCACACCTGCCGACACTCCACCAAGCACCACACCTGCCGACACTCCACCAAGCACCACACCTGCCGACACTCCAAGCACCAAACCTGCCGACACTCCACCAAGCGCCACACCTGCCGACACTCCACCAAGCGCCACACCTGCCGACACTCCACAAGCGCCACACCTGCCGACACTCCACCAAGCGCCACACCTGCCGACACTCCATCCAAGCAGCCACACCTGCCGACACTCCACAAGCGCCACACCTGCCGACACTCCACCAAGCGCCACACCTGCCGACACTCCACCAAGCGCCACACCTGCCGACACTCACCAAGCGCCACACCTGCCGACACTCCACCAAGCGCCACACCTGCCGACACTCCACCAAGCGCCACACCTGCCGACACTCCACCAAGCGCCACACCTGCCGACACTCCACCAAGCGCCACACCTGCCGACACTCCACCAAGCGCCACACCTGCCGACACTCCACCAAGCGCCACACCTGCCGACACTCCACCAAGCGCCACACCTGCCGACACTCCACCAAGCGCCACACCTGCCGACACTCCACCAAGCGCCACACCTGCCGACACTCCACCAAGCGCCACACCTGCCGACACTCCACCAAGCGCCACACCTGCCGACACTCCACCAAGCGCCACACCTGCCGACACTCCACCAAGCGCCACACCTGCCGACACTCCACCAAGCGCCACACCTGCCGACACTCCACCAAGCACCACACCTGCCGACACTCCACCAAGCACCACACCTGCCGACACTCCACCAAGCACCACACCTGCCGACACTCCACCAAGCACCACACCTGCCGACACTCCTCCAAGCACCACACCTGCCGACACTCCACCAAGCACCAAACCTGCCGACACTCCAAGCACCAAACCTGCCGACACTCCTCCAAGCACCACACCTGCCGACACTCCACCAAGCACCAAACCTGCCGACACTCCTCCAAGCACCACACCTGCCGACACTCCTCCAAGCACCACACCTGCTGACACTCCACCAAGCACCAAACCTGCCGACACTCCTCCAAGCACCACACCAGCCGACACTCCAAGCACCAAACCTGCCGACACTCCAAGCACCAAACCTGCCGACACTCCTCCAAGCACCACACCTGCTGACACTCCACCAAGCACCAAACCTGCCGACACTCCTCCAAGCACCAAACCTGCCGACACTCCACCAAGCACCACACCTGCCGACACTCCAAGCACCAAACCTGCCGACACTCCTCCAAGCACCACACCAGCCGACACTCCAAGCACCAAACCTGCCGACACTCCAAGCACCAAACCTGCCGACACTCCAAGCACCAAACCTGCCGACACTCCTCCAAGCACCACACCTGCCGACACTCCACCAAGCACCAAACCTGCCGACACTCCTCCAAGCACCACACCTGCCGACACTCCTCCAAGCACCACACCTGCCGACACTCCTCCAAGCACCACACCTGCCGACACTCCTCCAAGCACCACACCTGCCGACACTCCTCCAAGCACCACACCTGCCGACACTCCTCCAAGCACCACACCTGCCGACACTCCTCCAAGCACCACACCTGCCGACACTCCTCCAAGCACCACACCTGCCGACACTCCACCAAGCACCACACCTGCCGACACTCCTCCAAGCACCACACCTGCTGACACTCCACCAAGCACCAAACCTGCCGACACTCCTCCAAGCACCACACCTGCCGACACTCCTCCAAGCACCACACCTGCCGACACTCCACCAAGCACCACACCTGCCGACACTCCTCCAAGCACCACACCTGCCGACACTCCTCCAAGCACCACACCTGCCGACACTCCTCCAAGCACCACACCTGCCGACACTCCACCAAGCACCACACCTGCCGACACTCCTCCAAGCACCACACCTGCCGACACTCCTCCAAGCACCACACCTGCCGACACTCCTCCAAGCACCACACCTGCTGACACTCCACCAAGCACCACACCTGCCGACACTCCTCCAAGCACCACACCTGCCGACACTCCACCAAGCACCAAACCTGCCGACACTCCACCAAGCACCACACCTGCTGACACTCCTCCAAGCACCACACCTGCCGACACTCCTCCAAGCACCACACCAGTTCCTACTCTTCAATATCTATATCATTAA